In Phycisphaerae bacterium RAS2, the DNA window GTGCTGTTGAGTTTCAGCGCGACGAGCCGGTTCTCTGACGAACTGATTGAGGTGCCTTCGCGCGTCGCCCTGAACGTCCACTATGCCCTGCTCCCGGGCTACGCGGGCCTCTCCCCTTATTACTGGTACGTGCATCATCGCGAGGCGGTCGCCGGCGTGACCATGCACGTGATCCACTCGAAACTCGATGCCGGGCCGATCATCTGCCAGGAGCGATTCGACGCGCAAGGCATCACGTCTGTCACCGACCTGCTCATCCGCCAGATGGAGATGGTTTCGCCGGTGCTCTGCCGCTTTTACGACGGCGAGTTGCATGAAACCCGCGCGACACCGCAGGATCTCGGCAAGCGCACCTACTACCGCCACCCCACGCGGCAGCAGGTTTCCGACTTCAAGCACCGGCGGTTGCTGTTCACCACGTCGCAGGACGTGAATCGTGTCATGGAAATGGCACGACTCTGCCGCGATCGCGCCGCCCAGGCCGTGGCGGACAACTTCCAGCGCCGCGCCCGGCTCTGCACCCCCGCCGACCTGCGACCCAGCCTTTCCGACGGTCGCACCTCCACCAACGAGGCCGGCGCGCCGGACGCCGGGCAGGAAATCACCCGAATTGCGCAGTCGTGGTACGTCCCGCCCATGGTGCCGCGCCGCGACACGTTCCTCGTTTATTCGCTCGATTTTGTGCTGGCCACGCTTCAGGGGTGCATTGCGGAACCGCAGCGTGTCCGCCGCACACTGCCCTGGCTCACCGTCGGCGTCATCGTGCGATCTCTCATGGCCCTCATGCAGATTGTCATCATGGGGTTGGCGTGGGTGCCCATCGTCAACTGGTTTGTCGAAATCGCAGCGCGAACCTTTACTCGAAACGCCGCCGGCTTTTTCCTTCGAAGCTGTTACTGGAAGGCCCGACTCAAACGACTCGGCGTCGATACCATTATTGATCAGGGTGTCGAAATCTGGGGTCCGGCCAATGTCTGCATCGGCTCGCATGCCCACGTCGACACAAATGTGCGACTTGCCGCAGGCGAACGCCGACATCGCCAACACGGGTACATTGTCGTCGGCGATCATGTCCACCTGGGCCCCGGCGTTCACATCGCCGGCCGCGGCGGCGTGGAGATACGCGATTTCGTCGGCATCATGGCCAATGCGCACTTGTACAGCGCCACCGGCGTCATCGAGCGCCCGCAGGACCCCGGCCAGCTCATCAGCATGTCGCACATGGCCCCGCACGATCAACAGCACGTACACGAAGCCCCGATCCTCATCGACGACTTCGCCTTCGTCGGCATGATGACGCGAATCATGCCGGGCGTAAGGATCGGTTACGGTGCCATCGTCCACGCAAACTGCGAAGTCACGCAGGAGGTTCCGGCATTCGCAAACATCGGCGCCGTGCCGCGCGGGCGACAGATCGGCTGGCGTCGTCCACGGCGTCGCAGCCCGCAACTCAACGGCGCAACCGGCGATTCGGCGGCGCGAGCCGTCCCGGATGCCGCGAGTCCGTCGACACCCGACTCATCGAGAGGCTCCGACCTTGTCCGCTGACTCGTCCGCACGCGCCGCGCCCCCGGCTGATGGCGATCCGCGCGTCGCCGCCGCGAGGCTCTTTGATCAACTGGAGCGTTCGCCAGGCATCGCGAAAGTCGCTGCCTCGCTGCGCGCGCTGCAATCGGGCCGCGAAGCCATTGCAACGGTCCGCCAGCGAATCGCCCTGATCGGCACGTTCACGCTGGATGCGCTTCGTTCCGCGATCGACCTGCAGGCCCTTCGTGCCGGAATCAACGCCGAGCTGTTCTTCGCGCCCTACGGCCAGGTGGAGCAGCAATTGCTGGACCCGGCGTCGGAGCTGCATCGCTTCAAGCCGGACACGGTCATCGTCGCCACGAGGCTGATGGATGTCGCCTCCGCTGTTTACCACTCGTTCAATAGCCTTTTGCCGCACGACGCCGTCGCGCTCGTCAACGACTCCGTTGCGCGCATGGCATCCGCACTGTCGGCCTTCCGAGCGCACAGCACGGCACGGCTGCTCATTCAAAACTGGGAGCTTCCTGCGCGGCCAGCGCTGGGCATCGCCGACGCATCGGCCGCGATGTCGCAGATTGCCTTGATTAAACGAGCCAATGATCAACTTCGCACGGCGATTGCGCAATTGCCCGACGCCTACATCATGGATTACGACGCACTTGTCGCACGGGGCGGCCGCGATGGGTGGACCGACCCGCGCACGGCCTACTTCGCGCGGATTCCCGTTGCGCCGGCGCACTATTGGACCCTGGCCGGGTTCTACGTCGCGCACCTGCGGCCGCTGCTGGGGCTTTCGAAAAAAGTATTATGTCTTGATGCCGACCACACGCTTTGGGGCGGCGTCGTGGGCGACGTGGGGCTGGAAGGCATCGCCCTGGGGCCGGATTACCCCGGCAACGCCTTCGTCGCGTTTCAGCAGCGCGTGCTTGATCTGCATCGCCGCGGTGTGTTGCTGGCCTTGTGCAGCAGGAATGAGCCGGCATCCGTGCTGGCTGTGTTGGACAGGCACCCCAACATGGTCTTGCGGCGCGAGCATTTCGCCGCACTGCGGATCAACTGGGAAGCGAAGCCGGCAAATCTTCAATCCATCGCTGCCGAACTCAACCTCGGGCTGGACAGTTTCGTGTTCATGGATGACAGCCCGGTTGAGTGCGAACTGATGCGAACGACGTTTCCGCAGGTGTTGGCCGTGGCCCTGCCATCCGAGCCGGCCGCTTACCCGGGTGTGGTCGACACACTGGACTGCTTCGACCAATGGAGTTTCTCGGATGAAGACCGCCGGCGCGGTGAGCTTTATCGCGCCGAATCGCAGCGGCGCGAGCTGCAAACCGTTGCAATGGACCTGCCGACGTTCTATCGGCAGCTTCAGATGACGCTTACGGTCGCCGTCGATCAGCCGATGCATGCGGCCCGCGCGGCCCAACTCGCTGCACGCACCAACCAGTTCAACATGAACACGGTCCGCTGTTCGGAGGATGACATTCGTCGCTGGATGACCTCGCCGGATCATCATGTCGTGACGGCGGCGCTGGCTGATCGCTTTGGCGACAACGGCATCATCGGCTTGGCCGTGATTCATCGCGGGCCGACGGAGTGGACGCTTGACATGCTGCTGATGAGTTGCCGCATTCTCGGCCGGACCGTGGAGCAATCGTTTGTGCGCTGGCTGGCGGCACGGGCACGCGAAGCCGGCGCGCTGACGCTCGCAGCACGCTTCGCCGCGACCCCGAAGAATCAACCTTTCGCGGGGTTTTACGAATCATGTGGTTTCGCTCGCGACGGCGAAGCCGACGGCGCGATCCGCTGGACCCTTCCGCTGGCGTCGGCCGATACAACTACACCCGACTGGATGACAATTGCGCGGGAGCCTTGCGGTTCGGGCGGCGCGCAAACCCGCTCCGCCGGAGTGAAAGCATGAGCGATTCGAACCTGAACCGATTTCAGCGCGTCGTGGCCGCCGTTCTCGGAACGAAATCGGACGAAGTCACGGATGCCCTGACCAACGACAAGGTCGATACCTGGGACTCACTCAACCACATCAACATCATCTCCGCGCTTGAGCAGGAGTTCAGCATCATGCTCCCGACCGGCAGCATGGCCAGCCACCAGTCGGTCCGGGGGCTGAAGGCGCTGCTGCGCGAGCACGGCGTCGAGGTCTGACATGCGCCCCCCTTCCGACGTCCGCCGAGCCTGGTGCGGCACGTTTGGCGCGGCGCTGATCCTGTTCGCCTTCACGGCATCCCCCTACCCGCAGTGGCAGGATTCCGGCTGGCAGCAGATTCGCATTCTCACGCATGATCTGAACCATCCGCTCGGCCTGGCGCTGATCCATCCGCTGCATCATTATCTCGGCCGCGCGGCGGTCGCGTTCCTGCCGTTCTTCGAGCCGGCCTACGCCATCACACTGGTCAGCGCCGTCGCGGCGGCTGTCGCCGTCGCCAATATCGCGACACTTATCTTATTACTGACCGGATCGAGCGGCGCCGCCATCGTCTCCGCCGCGTCGCTCGCGCTGGCACACACGTTCTGGCAGCTTGCCACCCACACCGAGTCTTACACCCTCTTTGCCGCCCTGCTCACCGCCGAGTGGCTCTGCCTGGCACGTCATCTGCGCACGGGTCGCACCGACGCCCTGATGGCCATGGCGTGTTTCAACGGACTGGGCTTCGCCAATCACGTCATGGCGACGCTGGTGCTTCCAATCAACGCAGCGGTTTTGTATTTTGCAACAGCCGGCCGGCGCGGAGCGCTGCGAACCTGGGCGACTGCCGCTTGCTGGTGGCTGCTGGGCGCGATGCCTTATCTGGCGATTATTGTCGCGCGGATTTCACAAACGGGCGACATCGTCTCCGTGCTGCGATCCGCGTTCTTCGGTGAGTTTCGCGAGCAAGTACTCAACACGCACGTGAGTTTATCCATGCTGGCACGCGCCGGCGGGTTCGTCGTTTACAACTTTCCGAACTTGACGCTCCCGCTCGCAGCGGCGGCTCTGTTCGCTCGCCGCCCGCTTGCATCGTCCGCAGACCCGGCCCAGCGCCGCACGCGCGACTACTTCCTCCGGTTCCTGACAGCCGAATTGATCGTCTTCGGCCTGTTTGTCGTGCGATACGCCATTGCGGACCAATACACGTTCTTCATTCCCGTCTACTGCGTCGTCGTTGCGTTGGCTGGAATGGGACTGGCAAACCTCCCTCCACGTCTTCGCGCGCGGGCGCTCACCGCCTCGCTCGCGCTCATCCTTGCGATGCCGGGAGTCTATTGGGCCACCGCGAGGTTTCTCGATTCCCGCAACACGATGGAACACATGGTCCGGGGCAAGCCTGTTCGCGACGGTTATCGCTCGCTGCTCGTGCCCTGGGGTGTTGGCGATGATCACACCGTCAAAATGAACCGCGCGGCGATTGACCTGGCCGGCTCGCGCGGTCTTATTCTTACGGTTGATCCTTTGATCGCGTTCAGCCTCCGATACGATCACCTGCTGGGGCGACTCCCGCGCGAAGTTCAACTTATCGATGTGGCAACGCCAACCGACGCACGGCGGATTCTCTTGAATGAGCTCGTCCGCGCCGCCTATCAAACCGGCCGACCGATCGTGCTGGTCCCTGCCCACCGAGACCGTCCGGAAACCTGCGTCAGCGGTGCAACCTGGAAGCGCGAAGGCGATTTGTATGTGCTGTCCGCCCTCTCGAAACCATAAAGCCGGAATCGTACGGACGATGCCGGGCTGTTCTAACTTGACCGAACCTGTGAATTTGCAATAATGGCTGGATTCCTCTTCCGATGAGGGTTGGGAGCAGCCCATCTAGCGGTAGGTGAGCTTCGTTGGAATAGCCCGGAGGGAGTCTATGTACATCCTGGGGATATCCGCGTTCTATCACGACAGCGCCGCCGCGCTCGTGAAGGATGGGGTCATCGTCGCCGCGGCCCAGGAGGAGCGCTTCACACGAAAGAAGCATGACTCCGCCTTTCCAGTGAAGGCGATCCAGTTCTGCCTTGAAAAGGCCGGCATCACGGCCGACCAGCTTGACCTGGTCGGTTTCTACGAGAAGCCGCTGATCAAGTTCGAGCGCCTGCTGGAGACGTACCTTAGCTTCGTGCCGGCAGGGTTCGAGTCGTTCCGCAAGGCGCTGCCGCTTTGGCTGGGGAAGAAACTCTTCCTCCCGCGCGAGATCGACAAGGGCTTGAAGCGCAACAATAAACTGCGCTACATCTTCCCCGAGCATCACGAATCCCATGCCGCCAGCGCGTTCTTCCCGTCGCCTTTCGAGGAAGCCGCCGTCGTGACGGTCGACGGTGTCGGTGAATGGGCGACGACAACGATCGGTGTCGGTCGCGGCAACGATGTCAAAATCCTGCGCGAGATTCACTTCCCCCATTCCCTGGGCCTGCTCTACTCGGCCTTCACCTACTACACCGGCTTTGAGGTGAATGAGGGTGAGTACAAACTCATGGGTCTTGCGCCGTATGGGCAGCCAACCTACAAAGACTTGATCTATCAGCATCTCATCGACGTGCGCGACGACGGTTCCTTTTGGATGGACATGTCGTACTTCAACTACTGCCAGGGCCTGACGATGACCTCGGAGAAGTTTCACCAGGTCTTCGGCGGCGCGCCGCGACGAGGGGACGAGCGCATCACGCAGCGGCACATGGACCTGGCCGCTTCGGTGCAGAAGGTCACCGAAGACGTGATGATGAAGATCGCTCAACACGCCCACAAGGAAACCGGCTCGAAGAATCTCTGCCTCGCCGGCGGTGTCGCGCTGAACTGCGTTGCAAACGGCAAGATACTTCGCGAAGGGCC includes these proteins:
- the arnA_2 gene encoding Bifunctional polymyxin resistance protein ArnA, which encodes MISHAGNESGAVFSPTPSAGSNGSSREVDPRLSTVLITNGNLLSMLSLGDWLYHHGHHLKAVVITTKLPSTKSNVTGLWKMFWRSGFRYTYFKLNTNRFLPSRLAARGMPTTIPQLIRLYRLPTDVIYADNINDPDVIRRVRAYEPSVLLSFSATSRFSDELIEVPSRVALNVHYALLPGYAGLSPYYWYVHHREAVAGVTMHVIHSKLDAGPIICQERFDAQGITSVTDLLIRQMEMVSPVLCRFYDGELHETRATPQDLGKRTYYRHPTRQQVSDFKHRRLLFTTSQDVNRVMEMARLCRDRAAQAVADNFQRRARLCTPADLRPSLSDGRTSTNEAGAPDAGQEITRIAQSWYVPPMVPRRDTFLVYSLDFVLATLQGCIAEPQRVRRTLPWLTVGVIVRSLMALMQIVIMGLAWVPIVNWFVEIAARTFTRNAAGFFLRSCYWKARLKRLGVDTIIDQGVEIWGPANVCIGSHAHVDTNVRLAAGERRHRQHGYIVVGDHVHLGPGVHIAGRGGVEIRDFVGIMANAHLYSATGVIERPQDPGQLISMSHMAPHDQQHVHEAPILIDDFAFVGMMTRIMPGVRIGYGAIVHANCEVTQEVPAFANIGAVPRGRQIGWRRPRRRSPQLNGATGDSAARAVPDAASPSTPDSSRGSDLVR